The Tepidisphaeraceae bacterium DNA window GCCGAGCAGACGTCGTCGGCGGCCGGGCAGGTCTCCAGCAGCAGCCAGTCGCTCGCCCAGGGTGCGTCCGAGCAGGCGGCGGCCTTGGAGGAGACCAGCAGCAGCCTGGAGGAGATGAGCTCCATGACCAAGAAGAACGCCGACACGGCGCAGCAGGCGGCGTCGCTGTCGGCCGAGGCGAAGGCGGCGGCCGACAAGGGCAACGCGGCGATGGGCCGCATGAGCAGCGCGATCGGCGACATCCAGCGGAGCGCCGGCGAGACGGCCAAGATCATCAAGACGATCGACGAGATCGCGTTCCAGACGAACCTGCTGGCGCTGAACGCCGCGGTCGAGGCCGCCCGGGCCGGCGAGGCGGGCAAGGGCTTTGCGGTCGTCGCCGAGGAGGTGCGGAACCTGGCGATGCGGTCGGCGGAGGCGGCCAAGACGACCAACGCGCTGATCGAGGGGAGCGTCGCCAACGCGCGCAACGGCGTGGCGATCGCGGCGGAGGTCGGTGGGACGCTGGGGGAGATCGTGCAGGCGAGCGAGCGGGTGAACGCGTTGATCGCCGAGATCGCCGCCGCCAGCTCTGAGCAGGCGAACGGGATCGGTCAGGTGAACACGGCGGTGACGCAGATGGACCAGGTGACGCAGGGCAACGCCGCGTCGGCCGAGGAGTGCGCCGCGGCGGCCGAGGAGCTCAGCAGCCAGGCCGAGCAGCTGTCGGGCGTCGTCGGCGAATTGGTCGCGCTCGTCGGTGGGGCCGCAGCGGCCGGTCGTCAGGGCGGAGCCAGTTCTGCGTCGGTATCGCAGCGTCCGAAGGCGCACGCGTCGTCCAAGGCCAAGCCGAAGACGCCCGTGCGCGTCGGGCCGCCGAAGGGCAACGCCGCGGCCGCAATCCCGTTCGATGAGGACGGCGGCTTCGGCGAGTTCAGCAAGGCGGCGTAGTTTCACGTCGCGCCAAGTACCATCGACATCGTCAGCGGCCGTCGCGAGGAACTCACAGGTCCCTCGTGGCGGCCGCTTCTCTTGTCATGCGTCTCAGTGGACGAGCTCGCTCGCGGCCCCGCGTGCGTGAAAACCTGAGCCGCATCACGCGCTGACAATCATGCTCGACATGCCGTATGAACGGGCAACTTCATATGGAGCGGTACGAGCATGGCATCACTTTCGAACAAAGTCGCGTTCATCACCGGCGGGGCCAGCGGCATCGGCAAGGGCACCGCCATTCGGTTCGCCCAGGAAGGGGCCAGCATCGCGATTGCTGACATGAGCGAGGAGGATGGCAGGCAAGTCGTCGGCGAGATCGAGCGCAACGGTGGCCGTGCGACCTTCTTCAAGTGCGACGTTTCGAAGGATGCCGACGTGCGGGCCGCGATCGACGGCACCGTGAAATCGTTCGGCGGGCTGAACATCGTGTTCGCCAACGCGGGCATCAACGGCGTCTGGACGCCGATCGAAGAACTGCAGCCCGACGAGTGGGACAGAACGCTGAACATCAACCTGCGCGGCACATACCTCACTGTTCACTACGCCATCCCTCATTTGCGCAAGGCCGGCGGTGGCAGCGTGCTGATCACGTCGAGCGTAAATGGCAACCGCACGTTCGCAACCGCCGGCGCTAGCGCCTACAGCACCAGCAAGGCGGGGCAGGTCGCCTTCATGAAAATGGCCGCGCTGGAACTGGCGCGCTACAACATCCGCGTGAACGCCATCTGCCCCGGCGCGATCAAGACCAACATCGGCCAGCGCACCGAACAGCGACACACCGAAGAGGTCGAGGTGAAGGTCGAACTGCCCAAGGGCAAACCCGGCATCGACGGCGGCGTGGGCGACATCTTCGAGGTGGCCGACGCGTGTCTGTTCTTGGCATCGGACCAAAGCCGGCACGTGAGCGGGGTGGAACTGTACGTGGATGGCGGGGCGTCGCTGTTGAAGTGATTGGCCGCCGGACCGACCGTGGCATGGGTTCAAGGGACTTTGTATCTTGCGCCGTTCAACCGGCGCGTCGGCCATCAACTTTGCGTCCCCGTTCCATTCATGTGCATGGGCGAGACACCCATGCCACGCTCGGGCAGGCACCTTTCCACCCTCGAACGCAACAGTTTCGCGGAAGCGGTGTATAAAGGGATAGCTGCGAAGACATCTTCCAAAGGACCACGCATGTTTCCGTCCAGACCGCATCGCCATCCGAGTATCGTCCGGGCCTGTCAAAGCCTGGCGCTGTTGGGCATTACCACCGCTGCGCTGGCGGCGGAGCCGGGGGCGGCGGGGGTGACGCGGCATCGCATCCTGAACGCGCTGGACACCGCATCGCTGCCGAACGTGGGCGCGTGGATGGTGGACGGCGTGAAGGTGGAACTGGCGCAGGACGTCCAGCCGCGCCTGGGCGCAGCGGCGGTGGCGATCAAGGGCGTGGCGCAGGTGGCGGGGGGCAAGGTGGACGCGCCGCTGTTCAGTGGCGAGTTGAACGAGTGCCAGCAGCTGTCGCTTTGGGTGTCGCCGGTGGAAGGGGGCAACGTCGCGTCGGTCGGCTTTCAGGTGCAGGATGCGAATGGTGAATCGCTGATGCAGACGGTGCCGCTGGAGGGCGCCGATTGGCGGCAGGTGCAGATCGACCCGACCGCCGGTGACATGCGACAGGCGTACGAGCAGAAGGAACAAAACGGCAAGGTCGATTTGCCGCTGCGCAGCGTGCACGTTGTCTACTTCGCTGCCGCGCCGGGGCCGGTTGCGTTGCACGTGGATGGCCTGACCGCGCGCGTGGCCGCCGGTGCGGGTGATGCGGGGGTGAAGGTAAATGCGCTGGGCGCCGAAGTGATCGAGCCCGGCAAGCCCGTGGCCGTCCACTTCATCGCGGAGAATGGCGGCGCGGCCGCGGAATCGGTCGCGGTGCAGTACACGCTGCAGGCCAATCCTACGTACGCCAATCCGGTCATGCCCGACCCCGTGTTGGGCGTCGACCACGCTATCGGCGCGAAGTCGACGGTCTCCGTGGACGGTGAAGACAAAGGCGACGCCAAGCTGGGCGATGGCGATGAATCGACCGGCTTCGAGACGCCGTGGGGCGGGGGATACAAGGAGGTTGTCGCCACCATGGACCTCGGTCAACCGCGAGAGGTGTCGGCAGTGCGGTGGCAGCCGGGCGATGCGAACTGGATCTTCAAGGTCGACGTGTCGGCGTCGGTGGATGGACAGACGTTCGAGCCCGTCGCCGGCGCGCAAGGGGTGGACATGCACGGCAAGTGGGGCACGGTGCAGTCGATGCCGTGGCCGCAACCGACGAACGCGCGGTACCTGCGATTCCGGTTCCACAAGGATGGCGAGCCGTCCAACGTCTTCCGCCTGCCGCCGAGCATTATGGTGTACGACGGCGTAGCCAACGACGACGTCAGCCTGCCGACCGTGGGCGAGGTAATCGCCAAGGGCACGGCCAACGCCAGCGTTCCGCCGCGCGACTTTGCCGAACTGAAGGTGACGGGCACCGAACCCCTGGGGCCCGGCGCGTACCTGCTGGGCATGAATATCACGATCGGCGATCGCGCCGAGACGCGCTGGCAGCATTTGTACGTGTTGCCGAGCGACACGGTTGAGGCCGACCGCGCTCGGCGGTTCGGCATCAACGGCAGCTCGCCCGATGCATGGATGGCCGAAAACATGCGGCGATGCGGCTTCGGGTGGATGCGCTTCGAGAACGCCAAGTGGATGATGTACATGCCCACGCCCGACCGCGTCGCGTTCGACGGCAGCGTGCAGCCGTGGCAGGTGAACCACGACCAGATCTTCAAGACCTACAACGCCGTCGGGCTCAACGTGCTGCCCTACGTCTTCCAGGTGCCCCAATGGGCCGAGGGCGCGCCGGCCAACATCACGCGCAACCGCGAGAACTACCCGCCGAAGGACAACGCCGACTACGGCGAGGCGATCTTCCAGATCGTCGCGCGCTACGGCAACGCCAAGGTGCCGGCCGAGCAACTGAAGAGCGACGACAAGCAGAGCGGCCTGGGCCTGATCGACGCGGTGGAACTCTGGAACGAGCCAAACCTGAACGACCCCGGTTGGGGTCCGTTCGTCGGCACGATGCCGCAGTACTTCGAGGTGATGCGCGCCGGTGCCGCTGGCGCCCGGCGGGCCGACCCGTCGCTGCCGATCACCAGTGGTGGGCTGGCGGGAATCGACCTGGAGGTCGTCGGCCAACTGTCCGAGTATCGCTACGACGACGGCAAGACGCCGCTGGACTTGGTCGACGTGGTCAACGTCCACTTCTACAGCGGCCGCGAGGAACCGGAACTGGCCGGCTGGGATCCGAACGTCAGCCGCAACGGGCCCGCCACCACCGGCACGACGTATCCGGAGCAACTGGAAGACCTCGTCGCGTGGCGCGATCGGTTGAAGCCGGGCGCTGAGATCTGGATCACCGAGACGGGCAACGACGTCGGCGGGCCGATCGGGCGCAGCGAGTGGCACCAGGCGGGCAAGGTGCCGCGCGTCATGCTGCTGGCGCTGGCGGCGGGCGTCGAACGCGTCTTCATCTACCGCGAGGCGGGGTCGAACCCGACCATGCACGCCGGCGCGGGGCTGCTGCGCAACGACCACAGCATTCGCCCGGCGTGGCTAAGCGTCGCCACCATGATCCGCCAGATGCAGGGCATCGAAGGTCGCGGGCTGCGCTTGCCGTCGGAGGATCCGAACGTCTGGATGTTCCTGTGGGAACAGGGCGATAGAAAACTGATTACCGCCTGGACGCTTGGCGAAGCGGGGAAGGTGCCCGCGAACTTCGGTAAGGCAACCGTTACCGACGGTTTCGGCCGCTCTACCAAGGTCGATAGCACAGCGGATGTGGTCCTTGGCTATGTGCCGACGTACATCGACATTACCGAACCCAGCGAAGGCATGGCCCAGCTCGTGGACGATGCCCGCGCCAAAGCCGATGCCCGCGCGGCCGCCAAGCGGGAACTGTCGGACGTGCCCGTGCAGGCGTTCGACTTCGGCCCCGCCGCCCACGTCGGTTTGATGCGCGGCTTTGGCGCGCCGCGGCGCTTCGTCGCGGTGGGCAAGGACGCCGCCTGGAACGCCGAGGCGGGCTACGGGTTCGTCACTCCGCCGGCCGAAGAGCAGGACCAGCACTGGGTTGCCGACCCGCTTGACCGCGACGGCGTGAAGGTGTCGCCCGACGTCACCTTCCGCTTCACCGCGCCCGCCGGCCCACAGCGGTTGCGCGTGCGCACCGCATCAATGGGGGGCGACAAGAACCCCGTCGACGTGGCCGTGAAGGTCGGCGACAACGTGCAGACGCAGGCGACCGACCCCGCCAACGGCATCGCCGAACTCACCATCGAAAGCGACGGTCAGCCGATCGAGATCTCGATCAAAGACTGGGCCATGCTGCGCTGGCTCACCGCGATTCCGGAATCGGCGGTGCAGCGGCTGTGACGATCGCTCCGACGGCGGCGCGGTGCGGTTGCGTCCACTCGCTCCGCCCGTGCCGTAGGCAATCATCGACCCAGCGGCTAACGTACCGCCATGTGCACCGGGGCCGCCCGCCGATGGGGCGGGGCCTGCGGGGCGATGGGGGACTACAACCGTTCGAACGGGTCGATGGCCAATGGCGAAGCTACGTGGACTTTACATCCTAAGTACGGGCGCGTTCGAGATGATTTACGGCCCGCAGCAGCGCGCCGCGATCGCCGAGCATGTCGATGAAGTCGCGCCGCCGCAGACGGCCAAGTCGATCGCCGAGAATCCGTCGCTGCTAACCGACGTCGACGTCATCTTCAGCGGCTGGGGCGCGCCGCTGCTCAACACCGCGTTCCTCGATGCCGCGCCGCAATTGAAGGCCTTCTTCTACGGCGCCGGGGCGCTGGGCTCGGTCGTCACGCCGGCGGTGTGGCAGCGGGGCATCCTTGTCACCAGCGCCATCGCGGCCAACGCGGTGCCGGTGGCGGAGTTCACGCTGGCCACCACGTTGTACTCGTTGAAGCAGGGCTGGCGCATGAGCCGCCGGATGACCGCCGACAACGTCGGCAGGAACTGGAACGACCACCACCTGATCCCCGGTGCCTACGGCAGCACGGTCGGGCTGATCTCCATGGGCTTTATCGCCCGCCTGCTCGTCAAGCTGCTGGCCCCGTTCGATCTGAAGGTGATCGCCTACGACCCCTTCCTTACCGCCGCCCACGCCCGCGAGATGGGCATTGAACTGGTCTCGTTGGACGACGTCTTCCGCCGCAGCGATGTCGTCTCGCTGCACGCGCCGCTGCTGACCGAGACGCGCGGCATGATCGAGGGCCGCCACCTGAGCCTTATGAAGCCCGACGCCACGTTCATCAACACCGCCCGCGGCGCGATCGTGCGCGAGGCGGAGATGATCGACGTGCTGTCGCAGCGTCCCGACCTGACGGCCCTGCTCGACGTCACCTTCCCCGAGCCGCCGCGTGCCGATTCCCCGCTCTACCGCCTGCCGAACGTCGTGCTGACCCCGCACATCGCCGGCTCGGTCGGCCGCGAGTGCCAGCGCATGGGCCAGTACATGGTCGACGAACTTCACCGCTTCGTCGCCGGCCAACCGCTGAAGTGGTCCGTCACCGAAGCCGAGGCCGCCAACAGCTCGCACCGGCCGGTGAATGAATAGGGGTGGTGGAGACGCGGGGATAACGGAATGCCGTTCACTGGCCGCGGCCGCGCCGACGACCGCTCGAATCAGAGTAACCGCGACGCGGCGGCGGTCCAGTGCAGCGGCGGGTTATTCAGCGGCCGCATTGCCGCGGTAAGGCGACGCGAAATCCTCGACGTACAACCCGCGTTCTTCCGCCTCCCGTCGGGCCGCAGGACACGGACGCGGCACGCCGACGTACATGTAGTAGTCCCAGCCGACGTGCATGAATGCATCGTTCGCTTCGAGCCGGCACCAGAATTCTTCGCGCAGGAGGCTCCGAAGCACATCCGCTAGCTGCTCGATGGGCAACGCGTCGCCCTCGTTAATCGGGACGGCCTGCCCTTGTTTGTTCTCCAATGCTCGCACGGTGAGGTGCGGAACGGCACTTTCGCGCAGGAACGCGACCGCCGTGGCGACGTACGCATCTTCGACTCGCCCGTACGATTCGGGGGTCAACGTCACGCCATCGAACGATCGCCCTATGTCGCCAAACGAGATCCACTCATCGCGCGTATACGCCCCCGACGAGTCGCGGAATACCGGGTTGTACTTCGTGACCCGGTACTCGTTCACAGGGCCGCCTCCCGCTGAATAACTACTATTAACCGGACCCCGCCCTCCCGCAAATCACGATAACTTGCGCCGGGCGCACATTACCATCCTGCGATTGCCAACGCCGGAATGATCGTAACGCGCCTTGTGGCCAGCGGCGGGTGGCACAGGTTGTGTACTCGCAGAGCGGAAATAAGGGGTCGGCGGAAATAAGGGGTCGGGAGTCATTGTTTATCTGAATCTAAGACTCCCGACCCCTTATCTCTACCCCGACCCCTTATCTCTACCCCGTCGGTCGTGTAGTGCTCGAAGTAGCGGCGCTTGAACATCGGGCATGCCCCCGGCGGCAACTAAATACTATTCGCCTGCGCGTGCGCAAGATAACACGCCGACGTCGTTTCTTCGGGAGCCGACGGTAACGCGTATTCTCGCGGCGGGTTACAGGACTCGCAAGCCAAAATCGGCGGCGCGTAAACCGAACTAGCCGGGTGCGACGGTTTGGTACGCCAAGCCGTGCGCTTTGGATCGGCGGGGGAAGACACGGCACGGGGTACCGTACCGTGGCACCCGGATTAATTTGAAATTCTAAGCTTGAATTTTAAATTGAGCCGCGCAATTTCAAATTGAGGGTCATAATTCTAAATTGCGCGGCTCAATTTAAAATTGAAGGTCATAATTCTAAATTACGCGGCGCAATTTCAAATTGAAGGTCATAATTCTAAATTGCGCGGCGCAAATTAAAATTGAGAGTCATAATTCTAAATTGCGCGGCGCAAATTAAAACTACGGCTCGTAAATTCAAATTAAAAGCATTATTCGGACGTTCGCCGGTGAGCCGACATGGCGGGGCGGGCGGTGTCGTAGGGCAGGCGGGGCAGACGTAAATTGATTCTGGGGCGGGGGATAGCGCGTCGGGTGGACGGGCGTGTTCGGGGACTCGCGGGGTCGGCGGGTGGGGTGGGCGCGATCGGGCCCGCCGCGGTCTCGTTGCTAGAGCGTGTTATGCACTTTCCAGCTCAGAAACTGGCTTGGGTGCCACGGTTTGGTACTCCAAGCCGTGCCGGTACACGCAGACACGGCTTGGAGTACCAAACCGTGGCACCCCAGCGTCGTCACGCTTGCGTTACTGACCCCGAATGTGCCTAACACGCTCTACGCTGGAGGGGAGGGGGCGAATCGTTGGGACGCCCCGGGGACGCCGGGGACGCGCGTGCGGGGGGCCGGCGGTTGCGTTGAGGGGACGATCGGATGGGGGAACGGACAGGCAGGGATTCGAACCCTGGAGACGGTTACCCGCCTACGCGATTTCCAGTCGCGTTCCTTCGGCCACTCGGACACCTGTCCAGGTCCCGCGCGTTCGCGACGCGCGGGGCGGACGTTTTAACCGATCATCGGCCGTTACTCCACTGTCGCGGTTCACAAAGGGGCGGCGGCCGGCCGGCGGACGCGACGGCTGGGGGCCAAGGCGAGGTAGAGGTAGACGCAGGCCAGCAGCATGGTGGCGTAGCCCAGGCCGGGGTGGGACGAGACGAGGATCGAGCGGGTGGTCTGCAGGGTGCTGTCGAGCCATTCGGGGTAGATGCGGTAGGGGTCGGGGTGGCCGGGCAGCTGGCAGTGCAAAATCATGCCGACCGAGATCGCGGAGACCAGGGCCCAGAGCAGCGTGGCCCCCAGCGACACGCCGACGCCGACGACGGCGATGACCGCGCCCCAGAAGAGGTAGCGTTCGTGCATCTGCGGCATAAAGGCGAAGAGGATCACCCACGGCGCGGTGATGGCCATCAGGAAACGCGGGTCGTTCCGGCGGGCGTGGCGGGCGGCGCCCCAGGCGCACAACGGCATCGCAATGAGG harbors:
- a CDS encoding methyl-accepting chemotaxis protein, whose product is AEQTSSAAGQVSSSSQSLAQGASEQAAALEETSSSLEEMSSMTKKNADTAQQAASLSAEAKAAADKGNAAMGRMSSAIGDIQRSAGETAKIIKTIDEIAFQTNLLALNAAVEAARAGEAGKGFAVVAEEVRNLAMRSAEAAKTTNALIEGSVANARNGVAIAAEVGGTLGEIVQASERVNALIAEIAAASSEQANGIGQVNTAVTQMDQVTQGNAASAEECAAAAEELSSQAEQLSGVVGELVALVGGAAAAGRQGGASSASVSQRPKAHASSKAKPKTPVRVGPPKGNAAAAIPFDEDGGFGEFSKAA
- a CDS encoding SDR family NAD(P)-dependent oxidoreductase gives rise to the protein MASLSNKVAFITGGASGIGKGTAIRFAQEGASIAIADMSEEDGRQVVGEIERNGGRATFFKCDVSKDADVRAAIDGTVKSFGGLNIVFANAGINGVWTPIEELQPDEWDRTLNINLRGTYLTVHYAIPHLRKAGGGSVLITSSVNGNRTFATAGASAYSTSKAGQVAFMKMAALELARYNIRVNAICPGAIKTNIGQRTEQRHTEEVEVKVELPKGKPGIDGGVGDIFEVADACLFLASDQSRHVSGVELYVDGGASLLK
- a CDS encoding discoidin domain-containing protein, whose amino-acid sequence is MFPSRPHRHPSIVRACQSLALLGITTAALAAEPGAAGVTRHRILNALDTASLPNVGAWMVDGVKVELAQDVQPRLGAAAVAIKGVAQVAGGKVDAPLFSGELNECQQLSLWVSPVEGGNVASVGFQVQDANGESLMQTVPLEGADWRQVQIDPTAGDMRQAYEQKEQNGKVDLPLRSVHVVYFAAAPGPVALHVDGLTARVAAGAGDAGVKVNALGAEVIEPGKPVAVHFIAENGGAAAESVAVQYTLQANPTYANPVMPDPVLGVDHAIGAKSTVSVDGEDKGDAKLGDGDESTGFETPWGGGYKEVVATMDLGQPREVSAVRWQPGDANWIFKVDVSASVDGQTFEPVAGAQGVDMHGKWGTVQSMPWPQPTNARYLRFRFHKDGEPSNVFRLPPSIMVYDGVANDDVSLPTVGEVIAKGTANASVPPRDFAELKVTGTEPLGPGAYLLGMNITIGDRAETRWQHLYVLPSDTVEADRARRFGINGSSPDAWMAENMRRCGFGWMRFENAKWMMYMPTPDRVAFDGSVQPWQVNHDQIFKTYNAVGLNVLPYVFQVPQWAEGAPANITRNRENYPPKDNADYGEAIFQIVARYGNAKVPAEQLKSDDKQSGLGLIDAVELWNEPNLNDPGWGPFVGTMPQYFEVMRAGAAGARRADPSLPITSGGLAGIDLEVVGQLSEYRYDDGKTPLDLVDVVNVHFYSGREEPELAGWDPNVSRNGPATTGTTYPEQLEDLVAWRDRLKPGAEIWITETGNDVGGPIGRSEWHQAGKVPRVMLLALAAGVERVFIYREAGSNPTMHAGAGLLRNDHSIRPAWLSVATMIRQMQGIEGRGLRLPSEDPNVWMFLWEQGDRKLITAWTLGEAGKVPANFGKATVTDGFGRSTKVDSTADVVLGYVPTYIDITEPSEGMAQLVDDARAKADARAAAKRELSDVPVQAFDFGPAAHVGLMRGFGAPRRFVAVGKDAAWNAEAGYGFVTPPAEEQDQHWVADPLDRDGVKVSPDVTFRFTAPAGPQRLRVRTASMGGDKNPVDVAVKVGDNVQTQATDPANGIAELTIESDGQPIEISIKDWAMLRWLTAIPESAVQRL
- a CDS encoding hydroxyacid dehydrogenase produces the protein MAKLRGLYILSTGAFEMIYGPQQRAAIAEHVDEVAPPQTAKSIAENPSLLTDVDVIFSGWGAPLLNTAFLDAAPQLKAFFYGAGALGSVVTPAVWQRGILVTSAIAANAVPVAEFTLATTLYSLKQGWRMSRRMTADNVGRNWNDHHLIPGAYGSTVGLISMGFIARLLVKLLAPFDLKVIAYDPFLTAAHAREMGIELVSLDDVFRRSDVVSLHAPLLTETRGMIEGRHLSLMKPDATFINTARGAIVREAEMIDVLSQRPDLTALLDVTFPEPPRADSPLYRLPNVVLTPHIAGSVGRECQRMGQYMVDELHRFVAGQPLKWSVTEAEAANSSHRPVNE